The following proteins come from a genomic window of Cytophagia bacterium CHB2:
- a CDS encoding Crp/Fnr family transcriptional regulator encodes MHLKIILGRFFKRSRCPMPEQTKLWYLKNINVLEGLPEHKLKTFAARTSMSHLRKNGIIYFPETQSKNVYFLKSGHVKIARLSPEGREAILDIVGPGENFGQLALGEEEEEAYVEIAEALDDVLICAMSKEDFMQFLEKNPELNLRMLKLIGLKLRKVESRVEDLIFKNVRERILTFLLRFAEAFGKIKDRQISVPKFLSQDEIAHLTGASRQTVATILNELRKEGLIDFTTKSLTILKPENFRTETW; translated from the coding sequence ATGCACCTCAAAATAATCCTTGGCCGTTTTTTTAAGAGGAGTCGTTGCCCTATGCCGGAACAGACCAAACTGTGGTACTTGAAGAACATCAACGTGCTCGAAGGCTTGCCGGAGCACAAGCTAAAGACGTTTGCGGCGCGCACCTCGATGAGCCACTTGCGCAAGAACGGCATCATCTATTTTCCCGAGACGCAGTCGAAGAACGTCTACTTTTTAAAATCGGGTCACGTGAAAATTGCGCGGCTCTCGCCGGAGGGGCGCGAAGCCATTCTCGATATCGTGGGGCCGGGAGAAAATTTCGGCCAGCTCGCGTTGGGCGAAGAAGAGGAAGAAGCCTATGTCGAGATCGCGGAGGCGCTGGACGACGTGCTGATCTGCGCCATGAGCAAAGAGGACTTCATGCAATTCCTCGAGAAAAATCCCGAGCTGAATCTGCGGATGCTCAAACTGATCGGATTGAAGCTGCGCAAAGTGGAGTCGCGGGTGGAAGACCTGATCTTCAAAAACGTGCGCGAGCGCATTCTCACTTTTCTGCTACGCTTTGCGGAAGCCTTTGGGAAGATCAAAGACCGGCAGATTTCCGTGCCCAAATTTCTTTCGCAGGATGAAATCGCCCACTTAACCGGCGCCAGCCGCCAAACCGTGGCGACGATTCTCAACGAGCTGCGCAAAGAAGGGTTGATCGACTTCACGACCAAATCGCTCACCATTCTCAAGCCGGAAAATTTTCGAACGGAGACCTGGTAG